From the genome of Phoenix dactylifera cultivar Barhee BC4 chromosome 5, palm_55x_up_171113_PBpolish2nd_filt_p, whole genome shotgun sequence:
CCATCGGATGGGTTTAATGATGAGGCTTTTGATCTTGTCATTTTCAGTATGGTTTTAATTAGGACACCCTAAGTAATAGCAACTCGACACGGAACACGTAAGACTTCAAAGCAATCTCAAGAGAAGCATGTGAGGTTGGGACCATCTGCATCACCTAACGCAGTCTTAAACCAATTCATAGCAACCTAACTCTGAACACTTTTTCTTTATTGACAGATACATTTCATACAAAGTTTTCAAGTCTCAGCTTTTCTTCAACAGTTAGCTATGAGCTGGCTCGTTTCTTATATAGTTATATATAAGCCGAAGTCCCATGGGAGAAGGTGTTGGTTCGTTGCAGGCTTGATTAAAAATTGAAAGAAgagatggagaaggagatggAGCAGAAGTTGGCCAAAGAGAACTCGCCTATGAAGAGAGATGGCCGAATCTTGACAAGGTGTCCCAACCTTAAGATTCTGAGGAGCCTCAGGGCCGCCGAAGCCATCGAGCAGGTGCATGGAGGGAAGGTCGTCGCTCGCGACGACGAGAATGGCGTGGTGAGAGTGAAGATTGTGGTGACCAAGCAACAGCTGAGGCAGATGGTTGCGTCGAGGGGCCGAGGACGGAGCAATGCCGGCCATCGTCCCTTGGCAGCACCGGCGCCGGACGTGGAGCAGTTGATGCATGTACTTAGGAGACGGCACATGAAGAGAGCTGAGGCCGAGAGGGGTTGTAGGAGTGGGTGGAGGCCTAAACTTCAGAGCATCCCTGAGGAGAATTAAGACATAAATATGTTGACAGTTTTAGATCTCCTATTCTTGAGGTTGGCTACAACTTGGGTTGAATCAAGAACATCTGTATAGCTTTGTAATCTTTGTTACAATCTCGTTCGTTGGGGTCTAATGGGATGAGGGATCTGTTTGAAGGCCTTTCTGACATTAGATGTTCTAGTTTGTTTCTTTTTACACTTCTTTTATTTAATCTCTTGATGAAGAAAAAATTGGAGATGTAATGCAGCACTCATCATGGCAGAGCCTTTTGGCTATTTAGAATGAACAGATGTCCAAGGATTAGAATGAAAGAAACTGGTTTCACTGCAGGAAAACTCGTAAAAACTGGCATTTTTTTTAAGGATGCTTAACGTAAAGTAAGCCCTTGATGCTATAGAAAGTGTAACAATTCAGATGTTACTCAAAAAagtttatttggatttttttggttttgtataagtactcaagatttaCCTAacaaataaccgatatggggTTAAATACATGCCCACACGGGTTCTCATAGAAAACGTAGAAGAAATGCCGGCTATGCAAACATTGAAATGGAAATTATGGTAAAAGAATGGAGAGGAAACCTTTTCTAAAGCTTGATTtgagaagggaggagggaggagttTTTTTGTGTCAGGTACTTGATGAACAAAGACCTAATTATCATTGGATCTATGATGGAGTAGTCCTCCATTGTCCAATATGTGGTAGAGAGGTGCATCTTTACTGGACCATGGTGTAGCATTCTGTCACCAGATTGGTGACCGTGCGGTCCATTGTAACAAATTCATggttagtatatatatatatatatatatatatatatatatatatatatatatatatatatatatatatatatatatatatatatatatatatatatatatatggagtagCAAGGAAGACATCAATCATTGGAGGGCGACTTCATAAAATCAATTATGTTGTCATTAAAAAATTTGGTGACGTGATTTTGATCATTATGAGATCATCACATGTACCTCCATCGCCAATACTTTCAAGTTGACATAATAAATATTGTCACTTATAACCACCTAGATCCAGCAGTAGAGAGCTGGGGCGGTGATGAGGCGTCGAGGAGAAGGGGAACGATAGAGAAGAGGTGTATTATGCCTTTTATAAAGAAGTGTTGGAGTTTGGTTAAAATATTAATGAGAGGTAATCTTTTTAATGTAAAAATTTATGCCTTTTATAATCTATCCTTCCTCCCAAAGTTAGGAGGATACAAATTGGTGGATTATGATGGACGGGCAATCCTCTACTTTTCATCCATCCTTTATCAGATTTTTTGAACCAATCATCCATCCTTCCAACTCCATTCATGTTAATTTCCTCTCATGACTCCAACTGAACGTAAGGTAAGACTTAAAGATTTTGTGACGGTATTTTGCTGTCACAAAATGTGCAAAGTTTTTCTGACAGAAAATCTTGACCTAAAAGATGTATGCTTTCGAAAAATCATTCAACACAGTGAGTCAAATGGTTGAACTGCTCGACCTGGATGGGTGGAGCTGGTTTTAACCTTTCATTTTTAGTTTATTAAAAAAtctgagaaataaaaaaaaagggttggGGGAGTTAACCCTCTTTTAAGCCCTGATTTGagaagggaagaggaggaaggaacTTTGCGCCAATCCAAAAACATGGACCTATTGTCGGACACGTCGGTGGACATGTGGTGGAAGTCTATCATCACTGGATTTATTGAGTAGCAACTCACCATCACTGAATGCATGGAAAAGATGTGCATCTTCTCGGGACCCACTGGTGAAGTATTGTGTCACCAAATCAGTCCATTGTCACCGATTCCAAGGTACAGAACACCAAATGCAAGACTAGTTTGCTATATATTGTTCAATCTTTTATTTTTGGTGGCCTATGGAGAAAATTCAGTTTCATGCCCAGAGTTCCAATCCTCCGCAGTGCAACTTTTGCACCGTAGAGTTATATGTCATTGCAGATGGCTGCTGTGTCATTTATCTTGAAGATGAACAGCTTTTATTCTTTTCTAAAATATGACGAAGCACCATCTACTTTTCAAATAGATGATGTAGCAGCTATCTATAATATTACAATTTTGTGGCACGTCAATGATACAGAAGTCGCACTGCATAGGATCCCGAATCCATGCTCTTAAGGACTCATTTGGTTTACGGAAAAATGAGGAGAAAAAATGTGGCCagtaaaaaaacaaagaaataccTCTTATATGGTTGGAattttcaaataagaaagatggaaaaataacattttcatgaaaataagtttttcatatttcatggaaaaaaaaaCCATAAGAGAcatgaaaaagctattttttacTAGTTGTaaattgaagttttttttttcaaaaatattcttaagccaTTAAAACTCAacgataaaatttttttctttatcaagaatataataggtatttcatataattttattaaaaaaaatagatgctcaACTAAAAATAAGACTGAATATGTTACTtttctataattaattaaatatgctaaaattatttttttatatattatattctcaaaaaatatttttttaaaaaaatatttcagtggaggggaaaaaaaaaacgtgTTGCAGCACGCAAACGTTCTACAATAACATACAGGTTCTTCCACCAATCATAGATACATGAACGTACGAGGAAGGCCCCCCATGATGCAAACGCGTCATTTCGGTGGTTGCTTCGCCGCAATGATCGCTTCCCCCATGTGAAGTAGCCGGTGGATTCAAAGCATCAATTTGCTTTGGAGCAATGCTTTCAGTATTACTTTATGCTTTGGCcctgacaaaaagaaaaagaaaaaggataaatGGCCACAATCCCTCATGTTATGGACCTATGGTACCATTAAGCAAGATGATTACAAGCATGGATACTATCCTGAATCAAGAGGACCACTTTCACAAATGTGAGCCACCTATTTTCAtcaccaaaataataataataataaatgcttCAAACTTTGTCCACTTGTACCTCCATCTTATTGGAAATGCTTAAGATCATGTCTATGATTTGGATTAGATCTTGGGTCTAACATTGATTTGGCTGTTTAGTTATCAGGTTTTACTAGAAAGGATCATAATGAATGAAtttacaaaaaggaaaaaaaatatttaattgaaTTCTAGCAATAcctttttagaagaaaaatttcctcaagaatatatttttattttcagaaactcTCTGAAAGATAATTTTATAACCAATAGTTTGTTTTTGATAGGGTATGATCAGTTagttatgaaagaaaaaaaaatcagacaaCCATACACCCTCATTAATTAGTGTCTAGTATATATATTTGTACAAAACTGACACATCTAAGCTCCAATATATAAATCAGTGGGGCATGAGCATGCAAGCCTCGTCGACGTATTCTACATATCATGTGGGATGAAGCCGTCTTTACATTATTTAACATAAAATAACATTACTTGACGTAGTAGAATAGGAAGCCATGTTATAGTAAGCCTTTAGTTTTTATTTAGATGCATTTCTCACCATTAATCTAGCTGCCTTCATCATAGATCTATGAGCTGACTCATGACATCTCTATATAAGCTGAAGTCCCCAGAGACAAAGAGGCCATGCCATTACcttcaaagaaaaaggagaggtgAAGATGGAGATGGAGCCCAAAATAGCCAAGATAGATAAGTGGACCTGCCTCAAGACCATCGAAAAGCTTCATGGTGGGAGAATCATCTcccaggaggaggagaagggagtAGCAGTGCGTGTGAAGATTGTAGTTAGCAAGCAAGAGCTGAGAAAAATGGTTGCATCAATGAGCCAAAAAAATAGCAGTGCAGCCGATCATCGCAAGGCGGCGCCGCCGAGCTTGGAGCAGCTGCTGCATGTCCTTAGAAAGCGGCGCATGAAGGCGGCCGAGACCACGAAGGGCTGCCGGCCGGGGGACTGGAGGCCTGCACTCCACAGCATCCCTGAGGAGATTTGATAGATCACCCCAGTCCTCCTTTAATTTGCAAGTTGGCTCTAACATGGAGTATTTTTGATCCATATCCATGTAGCTTAAATCCCAAGTTCTAGCTTCTAGGTTAGGTTCTCATGTATGTGACCTGGTGGAGAGAGGGACCTAATGGTTGCCATTCATAACTATATCCTCTCTCTGTAAAAAGAATTATTAATGTGGTTTTCTTCACCAAGCTACTCTTTATGCACTTCTCATagagaaattgaattattataTGGAAATTCTTGCTTAATTGTTACCATGAAATACTTATAATGCTATGATTGCTGTTCCACCTCTATTCAGTGCCAAAATTTTGCCTGCCACAAGATTTCTAGATTATTgcaaagtaaaataaaaaatggtgGAGTAGAGACTAATTAATTCTTCTTCAAAGTATTTTTGAGGAATAGAAGAGAAGACAAgtctaaaattatttaaatactATGGAGGGAAGGGAAGAGATTACCTCAACACCGAAGTTTAAGGACTGAGATTCCCAATCAACCTTGTAGTCAAATGTCTCCCACCTGATTTGATACcttctaaacaaaaaaaaaaggttctagTCATAACTTATTGTGATATTTTCATTATGTAAGCTGCAGGGCAGTTAGTATATGGGACCTGGGAtaaagctttttataaaagtgatgaaaataaaattatggtttaaatttattattattactcaACTCAAAGAAATCTAGTCAAAATTGGATTTGTGGGGTCAAACGTAGGCCATTATTACCCTAAATCCATCCAGTGACTTTACCAACTTGGCTATCTAAACTCATGTATTTTGATTAAACTCATGGATGAACAACAAATCTTGCTGCTATCTAATTTCATGTCCAAGATAATcataacttctttttttttttggagaatatCATTTCCATGCTAAAAAGCTTCCAAACAAGTTGAATCAGCGCTACCAATGCTTCTTCGTCCATGTCCATCCCCCTCTCTTTCCACGACGCCCGGGCCCAACTCCTCTCCGCCCTCGACTCCCGCCCCGGCCCGCGGCGCCTCAAGCAAATCCTCGCCCGCGCCGTCGCCACCGGCCTCCTCCGCGACCCCTTCGTCTCCGCCCgcgccgtcgccgccgccgccccctccgaCACCCCCCTCGCCCATCTCGCCTTCCGTGCCGCCTCCCCCCGCCCCTCCGCCTTCGCCTTCGCCGCCCTCATCCGAGCCCACTCCGCCGGCCCCTCTCCCGCCCTCGCCCTCCGCCTCTTCTCCGACATGCTCCGCGCCGGCCTCTATCCCGACAGTTTCTccttccccttcctcctccgcgCCTCCGCCCGCCTCCACGTCGACCCTTCCCCCGCCCACGCGATCGTCCTCCGCCACGGCCTCGCTCCCCACCCCCACGTCTCCACCTCCCTCCTCCGCTCCTACGCCACCCTCGGCCTCCTCGACGCCGCCCGGAGGGTGTTCGACGAAACGCCCCAGAGAACCACGGTCACCTGGAACGCCATCATCTCGTGCCACGCGAAGGCCGCGTCGCACGAGCGTGGCCTGTCGTTGTTCGTCGACATGCTGACCCATGGTGAGGCCCAGCCCAATTCGGACACTTTTGCGGGGGCCATCGCTTGCTGCGCGGGCGTGGGCGCGCTCGCCCACGGGCGGGCCGCACAAGCGCTCGCCACGCGCCGGCTCGGGGGCCGGCCCGCCGAGGTAGGGACTGGCCTGGTCCACATGTACGCCAAGTGTGGGAGCCTGGAGGCCGCATGGAAGTTGTTTGATGCCATGCATGACGTGAGGGATGCGTCCACGTGGACGGCCATGATTGGCGGGCTGGCCATGCACGGCCGTGGGGAGGAAGCGGTGGCGTTGTTTGAGAGGATGGTGGGGGAGGAGGGGGTGGCACCGGATGGCCTGGCATTCACTAACGTGCTGCATGCATGCAGCCACTCTGGGCTGGTGGAAGTGGGGATTAGGTTGTTCAAGGAGATGAAGGAATTATATGGGATCAAGCCGAGGATGGAACACTATGGGACCATGGTGGACTTGTTTGGGCGTGCTGGGCGGTTGGAGGCGGCGCTGCGGGTGTTGGAGTCGATGCCCTTCAAGCCGAATCAGGTGGTTTGGGGCTCGTTGTTACATGCTTGTGCAATTAATGGGGAGTTAGGGTTCGGGGAGCGATTGGAGAAGCGATTGTTGGGGTTAGGTTTGGAGTTAGGGATggtagagggagaggagggtggaTTCTTTGTAGGCGTGTCTAATCTATATGCTAGGGGAGGGAAGTGGGATGAGGTTGGAAGGGTTAGGGACAGAATGGTGGAGAGAGGGGTGAGGAAGGAGAGTGCCATTAGCTTGGTTGTGGTGAATGGAGAAGTGCATAAGTTTTTGGTGGGAGATACAAAGCACCCATTGGGAATGGAGATACATAGGATGCTGTATGAAATTACTAGAGAAATAATGTCTGAACGGTAACAAAAGAAGATGAGCATACAATCATGCAGCTCAAACGGGCTGGTAGCTCTCCTTTCCTAAAAGAAGGGGATGGACTCTAATCATGTTGAGGTTCTCCAAGAGTTTGGGAATATTAGAGGTGTTTGTGAAGTAATGAAGTGTAGCTTAGGAGACTATATTTGATTATTGCTTTAGGAATTTATGCCTATTTTATCCCATGGGGCCTCTACATCCAAGCTTCAAGGCTTCATTTTACTCTAATAAACAAAAGTTTGGTGCCCATACTTTGACTAGTGCTTGATATTTCATATTTTCACTTATGTTGCGAAAGGGCAATAAGTGTGAGTGTTTAGCTTTTCCTTGAAATCAATGGATTGATAGCAAAGTCTAGTTTTCATTGTTGCCAAGAAGATTAACTTGATGACTTTTCCAGAACTAGATTAACTTGATGGTTACAAGAGTACTAAAATTTAAATGGAATAAAAAGTCACTTTCATCACAAATCCATATTATTATGAAAGAGCAAAGAAAATAGAGATTGCGGGAGATTTCAATTGTATTGATGGCCCTCAGAAAAAGTGAGGGGGAAAGGCCTTCACCAATAAAATTGAAGACAGAAAATTCCAGAATTTCATTATGGCCAATGGCTTAGTTGACCTTTGGTCATGAGGCCGAGATTTACTTGGTACAAGAGGTTGGGCCAAGCGAGAGTATGGGAGAGGATTGACGGAGTGTTTGCCATAGTCGGTTGGATTCAGAGATGCTCAAACTATCGGATGAGCCACTTGCCTCAGATAGCATTGGATCACTATCCTATCCTGGTTAGTACCTCAACCTATCCTAGTTAGTATCTCGACCTTTATCTCTTACCGTAGTTTATTTCGATTTAAGAAGATTTGGCTCTCATATCCTTAGTCATGGGATGTTATGCGGGAGGCATGGCGGATGTCAGTGTGGGAGGATGCAATATACAGGGTGACCCACAAAGTGGAGATGACCAAGCGCCAGCTACGCAGGTAGAATTGGAAAGAGGTGGGGAACATATTTGGAAGGGTGGAGGAGGCAAAAGTCTCTATAGCCAACCTCTAGTCTCGAGAGGAGCAAAGGGGGGCTGACGAAAGGAGAACATGGGGAGCTCAGGGCGCAGTTATTCATGCATCACTCGCTCCTTCGGCATCAAGAAATCCTATGGAGACAGAAATCGAGGATACGATGGATTTTGGAGGAGGACCGAAATACTAGATTCTTCCACTAGTCGACAATTATCCAGAGACAGAGGAACAGAATCAGTAGCATCAGGGATAGTAGTGGGCAGATGACAGATGACTCTGATACTATCAAGAGGGTACTGGAGCAGATTTTCAAATCTAGATGGATGGATTAGTTGGGCAGCAGGGGGCTGCCTAATGAGCCTGTACCATCGATAAGGGTCTTGCAGGAGGAGAATGCAGCGCTGGTTAGTCCGATCTCAGCCATGGAAATTCAAGAGGCTTTCTGGTCTTTGGTCGAGGAGCCTCGAGGCTAGTTGGTTTTTCTTCAATCTTCTTTTGAAGGTATTGGCATATTCTTAGGTATGATGTGACTGCGACTATCCATCAATTTTTCATAACTGCAATGATGCCTCGAGACTGGAAGCAGATTTTTATTACCCTAATTCCGAAGAGGCAGGGCGCCACGGAGCCGAGCCACTACCGACCGAGCAACCTATGCACTACCTTGTATAAAGATATTGAGAAAATCCTAGTGAATAGGTTGATGGGCATCTTGCTCAAGCTCATCAGTCCTGAGTAGAGGGTGTTTGTTGATGGATGCAGCATCACTGACAATATTCTTATGTCGACAAGTTTATGTTCGACCTCTAGAGAGCTCTGGACTAGAAGAGTCTGATGGATGTCAAGCTTAACATGGAAAGAGCCTGTGATAGAATGAGCTTTCAGCTTTTTGACTCACTCATTGGAGAGTTTTGATTTTCATCAAATATAGATCATATGGATTTTGGGATGCATTCGGGCCCTTTCCTTTGCCATTCTAGTGAATGGTACTCCCATACAATTTTTCGAGTCTTTCGTTGGAGTGTGGCAGGGCTACCCGCTCTCGCCTGTTCTCTTCATCATCTGTGCGGATGCATTGTCCAGAGCGCTATGGTTTGCTAATCAGACTCAGGTTGTTGAGGCTTATGGACCGATGTGGGATTCTATTTAGATCATGCATCTGTTGTTTGCCGATGATTGTATTCTTCTAGCCCCAGCGACGAGGCAGCCAGTGCAAGCGATTCAGAGGGTCTTAGAGGAGTACTCTGCAGCTTTCTGGTAACAGGTCAATCTGGCCAAGTTAGCTATTTGCTTTAGCTCGAGGATCAAGCCAAAATTGAAGGCCACCATCAAGAAGATTCTAGAAGTGGATGAGTAAGGGGTACCATGAGATATCTTAGGGTTTCCAACACTGGTCGTCGCCTTCGTAGAGGAGAGTGCTCCACCATTGAGCAGAGCATCAGGCACATGCTTGAGGGTTTGTAAGCAAGTGCTATATCTATGATGGGCAGAGTCACTCTTGTTCGGTTAGTACTCAACTCGATTTCGGTTTATCTGCTATCCAACACCATCATGCCTCTGGCACAGCTGAGGAATCTAGAGCAAATGTTCAAGAGTTTTATTTGGGGCTTGCGAGAGGGAAGGAGCAACATTCATTTGCTGGTTTGGGATGTGGTTTGTCAGCCGACTAGTAGCGGTGGGCTGGGTGTTCACTCCTTGATTGCGAGGCAAGAGATTCTTGCGGCCATATATGCGACCAAATACCTCCTAGAACTTGAGAGTCTTTGGTGCACTCTAATAAGGGCCAAGTATGAGACTCTGCCGCTGTGCCCGACTTTGGCACTGGGCGTCACAGTTCTTTC
Proteins encoded in this window:
- the LOC120110749 gene encoding uncharacterized protein LOC120110749, coding for MEKEMEQKLAKENSPMKRDGRILTRCPNLKILRSLRAAEAIEQVHGGKVVARDDENGVVRVKIVVTKQQLRQMVASRGRGRSNAGHRPLAAPAPDVEQLMHVLRRRHMKRAEAERGCRSGWRPKLQSIPEEN
- the LOC120110750 gene encoding putative pentatricopeptide repeat-containing protein At5g40405, with protein sequence MSIPLSFHDARAQLLSALDSRPGPRRLKQILARAVATGLLRDPFVSARAVAAAAPSDTPLAHLAFRAASPRPSAFAFAALIRAHSAGPSPALALRLFSDMLRAGLYPDSFSFPFLLRASARLHVDPSPAHAIVLRHGLAPHPHVSTSLLRSYATLGLLDAARRVFDETPQRTTVTWNAIISCHAKAASHERGLSLFVDMLTHGEAQPNSDTFAGAIACCAGVGALAHGRAAQALATRRLGGRPAEVGTGLVHMYAKCGSLEAAWKLFDAMHDVRDASTWTAMIGGLAMHGRGEEAVALFERMVGEEGVAPDGLAFTNVLHACSHSGLVEVGIRLFKEMKELYGIKPRMEHYGTMVDLFGRAGRLEAALRVLESMPFKPNQVVWGSLLHACAINGELGFGERLEKRLLGLGLELGMVEGEEGGFFVGVSNLYARGGKWDEVGRVRDRMVERGVRKESAISLVVVNGEVHKFLVGDTKHPLGMEIHRMLYEITREIMSER